A window from Sphingobacterium hotanense encodes these proteins:
- a CDS encoding PQQ-dependent sugar dehydrogenase: protein MASYFFKTLVLLICVASFYSCQQKRDGDPKILVFTTSDKDSSNANSVGAAAIMKLGVEHKFDVDTTSNAARFIEDSLKNYAAVVMLNTSGNTLDKYQEVAFERYIQAGGGVLAIQSIKDTEVDWGWYQRLFSSNNSDDLSQQEIEGGRVASLQKKEAYSNSLFSDKNYMSQLLQGIEYVVGKNYVLDYKKAKAKPVPTDADFTKVTMAKGELFEPTEMAILPDLSILIAQRRGELLLLDQKTSKVEQVGFLDVYHETGNPKVNAEEGFMGLTLDPDFEKNNYIYAFYSPKDTSVNRLSRFVFKDKKLDMSSEKVILQFYSQRYICCHTGGSLAFGKNRLLYISTGDNSTPFNEEGQKYVSDGYSPKDSRVGHEQYDVQRTSGNTNDLRGKILRIRMNEDGSYSIPEGNLFKKDQANTRPEIYVMGNRNPYRISVDAKTGYLYWGEVGPDASKDSVGRGPRGYDEVNQAREAGFFGWPYFIGNNYAYHAHDYETGAKGAAFDPMKPVNESRNNTGLKELPAAKPAFIWYPYADSPEFPQLGNGGRNAETGPVYYSSMFPKETRYPDYFDGKLFIYDWIRGWVMLVSMQPNGDFDKMEPFISNMKLASPIDMEVGPDGKIYVLEYGSGWFSKNPDAAVARFDYKEGSSKGAQSGSTNAGDAANPVGHQQANIPRGQSLIEASDCKSCHAIDKKSVGPSYQEVAKYYKDNKDAETILVKKIMNGGSGVWGKVAMAAHPNLKEEDVKEMVEWILKQ, encoded by the coding sequence ATGGCATCCTATTTCTTTAAAACCCTTGTGCTATTAATTTGTGTAGCGAGTTTTTATTCCTGTCAGCAAAAGCGGGACGGAGACCCTAAGATATTGGTGTTTACCACGTCTGATAAAGACAGTTCGAACGCGAATTCTGTAGGCGCTGCTGCGATCATGAAACTAGGGGTAGAACATAAATTTGACGTGGATACAACCTCCAATGCGGCTAGGTTTATTGAGGATTCCTTGAAAAACTACGCTGCGGTTGTGATGTTAAATACATCCGGAAATACTTTGGATAAATATCAGGAAGTAGCATTCGAGCGCTATATACAGGCAGGTGGCGGCGTCTTGGCCATTCAGTCTATAAAAGATACGGAAGTTGACTGGGGCTGGTATCAGCGCTTATTTTCATCTAATAATTCTGATGACTTATCTCAACAAGAAATAGAGGGAGGTCGCGTAGCTTCGCTACAAAAGAAGGAAGCTTATTCAAATTCCCTATTCTCTGATAAAAATTATATGAGTCAACTACTCCAGGGAATCGAATATGTGGTTGGTAAGAACTATGTCTTAGATTATAAAAAAGCTAAAGCGAAGCCCGTTCCTACAGATGCGGATTTCACAAAGGTCACCATGGCAAAAGGGGAGCTTTTTGAGCCTACGGAAATGGCTATTCTTCCTGACCTTTCTATTTTAATTGCGCAGCGTCGTGGAGAACTTTTATTGCTCGACCAAAAGACAAGTAAAGTGGAGCAGGTTGGCTTTTTAGATGTATATCATGAAACTGGAAACCCAAAGGTCAATGCAGAGGAAGGCTTTATGGGTTTGACACTAGACCCGGATTTTGAGAAGAACAATTATATCTATGCCTTTTATAGTCCGAAAGATACGTCGGTGAACCGACTTTCCAGATTCGTGTTCAAGGATAAGAAATTGGACATGAGTTCTGAAAAGGTTATCCTTCAGTTTTACTCACAGCGTTATATCTGTTGCCATACAGGAGGTTCTTTGGCTTTTGGAAAAAATCGCTTATTGTACATTTCCACGGGAGACAATTCTACTCCATTTAACGAAGAAGGGCAGAAATATGTGAGTGATGGTTACTCTCCAAAAGATTCGCGCGTTGGGCATGAGCAATATGATGTGCAAAGGACATCCGGAAATACCAATGATCTTCGCGGTAAGATTCTTAGGATCCGGATGAATGAGGACGGTAGTTATTCGATTCCTGAAGGAAATCTATTTAAAAAGGATCAGGCGAATACACGTCCCGAAATCTACGTCATGGGAAATAGAAATCCTTATCGCATTTCGGTTGACGCAAAGACAGGGTATTTATATTGGGGGGAAGTAGGGCCGGATGCAAGCAAAGATTCCGTAGGGAGAGGACCTCGCGGCTACGATGAAGTCAACCAGGCACGTGAAGCAGGTTTCTTTGGCTGGCCATATTTCATTGGCAATAACTATGCTTATCATGCTCATGATTATGAAACAGGTGCGAAAGGTGCAGCGTTTGATCCCATGAAACCAGTAAATGAGTCGAGAAACAATACCGGATTAAAAGAATTGCCTGCTGCAAAGCCCGCATTTATATGGTATCCTTATGCCGATTCGCCTGAATTTCCGCAGCTTGGCAATGGAGGTCGCAATGCGGAGACCGGACCTGTTTATTACTCATCAATGTTTCCAAAGGAGACGCGCTATCCTGACTATTTCGATGGTAAACTATTTATTTATGATTGGATCAGAGGCTGGGTGATGTTGGTTTCCATGCAGCCGAACGGGGATTTTGACAAGATGGAGCCTTTCATCTCGAATATGAAATTAGCATCTCCAATCGATATGGAGGTTGGGCCTGATGGAAAAATCTATGTGTTAGAGTATGGTAGTGGTTGGTTCAGCAAGAACCCGGATGCCGCTGTTGCTCGATTTGACTATAAGGAAGGTTCTTCAAAGGGCGCGCAAAGCGGATCTACCAATGCAGGGGATGCAGCAAATCCTGTAGGACATCAGCAAGCGAATATTCCTCGTGGACAGAGCTTAATTGAAGCATCAGATTGTAAATCTTGTCATGCTATCGATAAGAAATCTGTGGGACCATCATATCAGGAAGTTGCGAAATATTATAAGGATAATAAAGATGCCGAAACTATCCTAGTGAAGAAGATAATGAATGGTGGTAGTGGGGTATGGGGCAAGGTGGCTATGGCTGCACACCCGAACCTGAAAGAAGAAGACGTGAAGGAGATGGTTGAATGGATATTAAAGCAATAA
- a CDS encoding S9 family peptidase gives MRKLLILFLLSSSVAYGQRKLTIDETVFGPGKFAPKTITGSKWVKNSDAFSSLDSTYQNLLIREAKSNWQAKQIISKADLRSAIVAAIPSDKIELRRFPTSYDWIDANTISFDVSGEKKAYNIHYDLSKKQAKVASSVPNDLESATASNSQSKTAYLNGNNIEIIDQNGTKVIVTKDTVDGIVNGTDKVHRNEFGIDKGMWWSPNDKLLLYYRKDESMVTKYPLPQWDTRVATVKDIRYPMAGMNCEEVTLQIFNTETGKNIQLQTGEPKEQYLTIVTWDPSNEFVYVGVLNRGQDHLKLNKYNAQTGAFVKTLFEESSTTWVEPQQPLVFLPNNPKQFLYQTDKDGFNALYLYDTEGKLIRNLGYKDVVVTNFQGFDSKGNKAYYVAATNNGMERHLFEVDIKSGKTTQLTETNGVHNASVSSSGQYVLDQYSNLSTPNKIQVINKKGNKASSILQASNPFDGKVDLPNIEFKSFTSPDGQTPLNARITYPLNFDQNKKYPVMVYLYGGSHAQLVTDRWLGGLGYFDMYMAQNGYIVFTLDNRGSDARGRDFTRVTHRNLGEAEMADQLVGINYLKSLPYVDTENMGIFGWSYGGFMTSSLMTKHNDIFKAAVAGGPVMDWKYYEIMYGERYMDTPQENPEGYEKTSLLNKSDKLNGHLLIIHGAQDPVVVQQHSMDFVQKCIEAGKQVDYFLYPTHEHNVMGKDRIHMYDKIAKYFDLHLKK, from the coding sequence ATGAGAAAACTACTGATATTATTTCTATTAAGCTCATCGGTAGCCTATGGACAGCGAAAGCTAACCATTGACGAAACAGTCTTTGGTCCTGGAAAATTCGCTCCAAAGACTATCACTGGTTCTAAATGGGTCAAGAACAGCGATGCATTTTCGAGTTTAGATAGTACTTATCAAAATTTACTGATTCGCGAAGCCAAAAGCAACTGGCAAGCAAAACAAATTATCAGCAAAGCCGACCTACGAAGCGCTATTGTTGCTGCTATTCCTTCGGATAAAATAGAATTGCGCCGATTTCCAACTTCATACGATTGGATAGATGCAAATACGATTTCTTTCGACGTAAGTGGGGAGAAAAAAGCCTACAACATCCATTACGACCTTTCAAAAAAACAAGCAAAAGTTGCTTCAAGTGTTCCGAATGATTTAGAATCAGCGACTGCTAGCAATTCCCAATCTAAAACAGCTTACCTAAATGGCAATAATATTGAGATCATCGATCAAAATGGCACGAAGGTAATTGTGACAAAAGACACGGTTGATGGTATCGTGAATGGTACAGATAAGGTCCACCGTAACGAATTCGGTATTGACAAGGGCATGTGGTGGTCACCAAATGATAAACTTTTGTTGTATTACCGTAAGGATGAGAGCATGGTTACAAAGTATCCATTACCACAATGGGATACACGTGTTGCGACCGTAAAAGATATCCGCTATCCAATGGCCGGAATGAATTGTGAGGAAGTAACGCTACAAATATTCAACACGGAGACTGGCAAAAATATACAATTGCAAACGGGCGAACCGAAAGAACAATACTTAACGATTGTAACCTGGGATCCAAGCAACGAGTTTGTGTATGTGGGTGTATTGAACCGCGGACAAGATCATTTAAAATTGAATAAATACAATGCACAAACTGGCGCATTTGTAAAAACTCTTTTCGAGGAATCATCAACGACATGGGTCGAACCTCAACAGCCATTAGTTTTCTTACCGAACAATCCAAAACAGTTCTTGTATCAAACCGATAAAGACGGTTTCAATGCTCTCTACCTATACGATACTGAAGGAAAGCTAATCCGGAATCTTGGTTATAAGGATGTCGTTGTTACCAATTTCCAGGGCTTCGACAGCAAGGGCAATAAAGCCTATTACGTCGCAGCAACGAACAATGGTATGGAACGCCACTTATTTGAAGTTGATATCAAATCAGGGAAAACTACACAATTAACTGAAACCAATGGTGTACATAATGCTTCGGTAAGCAGCAGTGGACAATACGTATTGGACCAGTACAGTAATTTGAGCACTCCAAATAAGATTCAGGTTATCAATAAAAAAGGAAATAAGGCCAGCTCAATTCTTCAAGCGAGCAATCCTTTCGACGGTAAAGTCGATCTTCCAAATATAGAATTCAAATCATTCACGTCTCCAGATGGACAGACGCCTTTAAATGCACGTATTACTTACCCATTGAATTTCGATCAGAATAAGAAATATCCGGTGATGGTCTACCTATATGGAGGATCACATGCGCAATTGGTAACTGACCGATGGTTAGGGGGGCTCGGTTATTTTGATATGTATATGGCACAAAACGGTTATATCGTTTTTACCCTAGACAACAGAGGATCAGATGCACGTGGACGAGATTTCACCAGAGTAACACACCGAAACTTGGGCGAAGCCGAAATGGCAGATCAGTTGGTGGGTATCAACTACCTGAAATCGCTACCATACGTTGATACTGAAAACATGGGAATATTCGGATGGAGTTACGGTGGTTTTATGACCAGCTCTTTGATGACCAAACATAACGATATCTTCAAAGCGGCTGTAGCCGGAGGACCAGTAATGGACTGGAAATATTACGAAATCATGTATGGCGAGCGTTATATGGATACTCCACAGGAGAACCCTGAAGGCTACGAGAAGACTTCCTTGTTAAATAAATCAGATAAGTTGAACGGTCACCTATTGATCATTCATGGTGCGCAGGATCCGGTCGTAGTACAGCAACATAGTATGGATTTTGTACAAAAATGTATAGAAGCCGGAAAACAAGTGGATTACTTCCTTTATCCTACCCACGAACACAACGTAATGGGAAAAGATAGAATCCATATGTACGATAAAATCGCTAAATACTTCGATCTACACCTCAAGAAGTAA
- a CDS encoding TonB-dependent receptor — MQKTLLLFSLLLLTAIAHAQNSKLSGTIQDSLSKHPLAYVSIAVIDEKNQIVEGEMTDANGRFVFANLNAQQYYLQVKSLGYKQRQLAIDLSGQKQVNLQPILLSADSETLETVHIEGQTAAQKHSADRQVYQANQYKNAVGGTALDIVKNLPAAAVDAAGNISVRGNSGILVLVNGKPSLVDPATILTQIAANDVSEVEFISSPTAQYDPDGKGGIINIKTKKSVGSGFAWVMNLQGGLPSIDDYDNLKKQQRYSADVAFQYRKDKLELSASANYLRNDNAGFRDGDVNTIIGDKQTFFPSKGERSFDKYNYGLRLNAGYELNERHQLSLGALASRRFQDRVADIYYNNRSIVPSTGETISTLDYFNPNLQNKQGKFYLLDLAYTWKINPAHSLQLGAIYEYADIYGSTKNNNIENQIDTIQRTYNKYTNPLKGLRLSANHQWGIGNAKINSGYQLRRDEQDGNFEYYAAERNQRDLSLIPEFSGKMKASNTVHAAYSQYDQKFDKLSLSLGLRYEYYQRDLILLHTQESFPYSIHQLYPSINLMRDLGEGWSWKMAASRRVQRNNNFELNPIPEREHSETLEQGDPELLPEFISQAETGLVKKLNKGSLFMNAYFQHSKNPIQRVNSVYADTILHRVFTNADYANRLGVELGGEGKLFQWLQINGGINLYNYKITGKVLDYEQVRSNQDWVYSINAGVQASLPNNWSAGLQVNYLSERPTVQGMDSRFLTPNFNLSKSFWKRAMTAQLQWQFIELGKWGVNEQRITTSAPDFYTTTNYIYEKNVFLLNLNINLQRLNQVLKLPKSEFGEKEF; from the coding sequence GTGCAAAAAACATTACTGCTTTTCAGCCTATTATTGCTTACTGCTATTGCTCACGCTCAAAACAGCAAGCTCAGCGGAACTATTCAAGACTCCCTATCCAAACATCCACTCGCATACGTTAGCATTGCGGTAATTGACGAAAAAAATCAAATTGTTGAGGGGGAGATGACAGATGCTAATGGGCGTTTTGTTTTTGCTAATTTAAATGCTCAGCAGTATTATCTTCAAGTCAAATCTTTGGGTTATAAACAAAGGCAATTGGCTATAGATCTTAGCGGTCAGAAACAGGTAAATCTTCAGCCTATTCTATTATCGGCTGACAGCGAAACGCTCGAAACAGTGCATATAGAAGGCCAAACAGCAGCACAGAAACATAGCGCTGACCGACAAGTATATCAAGCGAATCAATACAAAAATGCGGTAGGCGGAACTGCGCTAGACATTGTAAAGAACCTGCCTGCAGCGGCCGTTGATGCTGCTGGCAATATATCTGTTCGTGGAAATTCAGGTATTCTAGTTTTAGTAAATGGGAAGCCTTCCCTTGTTGATCCGGCGACAATTCTAACGCAAATTGCAGCAAATGACGTTAGTGAAGTGGAATTTATCAGTAGTCCGACGGCACAATACGATCCGGACGGAAAAGGCGGAATTATCAATATAAAGACGAAGAAATCCGTAGGCTCCGGCTTTGCTTGGGTGATGAATTTACAAGGCGGTTTACCGAGTATCGACGATTACGACAATTTAAAAAAACAACAACGCTACAGTGCGGATGTTGCTTTCCAATATAGAAAAGACAAATTAGAACTTAGTGCATCGGCAAACTATCTGCGTAATGATAATGCGGGATTTAGAGACGGCGATGTAAATACAATTATAGGCGATAAGCAGACTTTCTTTCCTTCCAAAGGCGAGCGGAGCTTTGACAAATACAATTATGGATTGCGCTTAAATGCAGGGTATGAACTTAATGAGCGACATCAGCTTAGCTTGGGCGCGTTAGCGTCGCGTAGGTTTCAAGACCGCGTTGCTGATATATATTATAACAATAGAAGCATTGTTCCTTCAACCGGTGAAACGATATCTACATTAGATTATTTTAATCCTAACCTACAAAACAAACAGGGTAAATTCTATCTGCTAGATCTGGCCTATACATGGAAAATAAATCCGGCGCATAGTCTGCAGCTCGGTGCAATTTATGAGTACGCCGACATCTACGGTTCGACAAAGAACAATAATATCGAAAATCAAATCGATACCATACAGCGGACCTACAACAAGTATACAAACCCATTGAAAGGGCTTCGTCTATCAGCCAATCACCAATGGGGCATAGGCAATGCAAAAATCAATAGCGGTTATCAACTACGAAGAGATGAGCAGGATGGGAATTTTGAATATTATGCTGCTGAACGGAATCAGAGAGATTTAAGTTTGATACCTGAATTCTCCGGAAAGATGAAAGCGAGCAATACGGTACATGCAGCCTATTCACAATACGATCAAAAATTCGATAAGCTCAGTCTTTCCTTAGGCTTGCGCTATGAATACTATCAGCGAGACTTGATTTTGCTCCATACGCAGGAGTCTTTCCCCTACTCGATTCACCAGCTATACCCATCGATTAATTTAATGCGCGATTTGGGCGAAGGCTGGTCATGGAAGATGGCCGCCTCGCGCCGTGTGCAAAGGAATAACAACTTCGAGCTAAACCCCATTCCCGAGCGTGAACACTCGGAAACTTTGGAACAGGGGGATCCAGAATTGCTGCCAGAATTCATTAGCCAAGCGGAAACCGGTCTGGTAAAAAAACTGAACAAGGGGTCTTTATTTATGAATGCTTATTTTCAGCATAGCAAGAACCCCATTCAAAGAGTAAACTCGGTTTATGCGGATACCATCTTGCATCGTGTATTCACTAATGCAGATTATGCTAACCGTCTAGGCGTTGAGCTTGGCGGTGAAGGTAAGTTATTTCAATGGTTACAAATTAATGGAGGGATCAATCTCTATAATTACAAAATCACTGGAAAGGTTTTGGATTATGAGCAGGTTCGTAGCAATCAAGACTGGGTATACAGTATAAATGCAGGCGTGCAGGCTAGCCTTCCCAACAATTGGAGCGCGGGTTTACAGGTCAATTATCTGTCTGAAAGACCTACGGTGCAAGGGATGGATTCTCGTTTTCTCACACCAAACTTCAACCTTAGTAAATCTTTCTGGAAGCGCGCAATGACGGCACAACTACAATGGCAATTCATCGAGTTGGGGAAATGGGGTGTGAATGAACAGCGAATCACAACATCTGCACCGGATTTTTACACGACGACGAATTATATTTATGAGAAGAACGTGTTTTTGCTAAACCTCAATATCAATCTACAACGCTTAAATCAGGTTCTTAAATTACCGAAAAGTGAATTCGGAGAAAAAGAATTCTAG
- a CDS encoding helix-turn-helix domain-containing protein, giving the protein MINKAIAIKDKTDPSKLLKVALFDQKKCITKPHKHNGYLELVLLERTLGKHYIDGHEIQVKAPCLLIIRKDNVHHWELSEPVEGYVLLLKRQFVEESLDLEIRRLIDELEDMNTINFKDISTLHSLFSLLLTEEHRTVQEALLKAILAKSVQQIATENPIKIKSKNLFLQFTDVLNKEKQVLNNVAYYAGLLHTSPQNLNAACQKYADKSASEILSSYISSEAKRLLFYTNKTVAEVAFELGFADRSNFSKYFKRVVGLTPQNYRKMTD; this is encoded by the coding sequence TAAAGGATAAAACAGACCCCTCGAAATTGCTTAAAGTAGCGCTATTCGATCAGAAGAAGTGCATAACCAAGCCACATAAGCATAACGGCTATTTGGAGCTTGTGCTATTAGAACGAACGCTGGGAAAGCATTATATCGATGGGCATGAAATACAAGTCAAAGCGCCCTGTTTATTGATTATCCGTAAAGATAATGTACATCACTGGGAACTGAGCGAACCGGTGGAGGGCTATGTCCTGTTATTAAAGCGTCAATTTGTAGAGGAAAGTTTGGATTTGGAAATCCGAAGGTTAATCGATGAATTGGAGGATATGAATACCATTAATTTTAAAGACATCTCTACGCTTCATTCCCTGTTTTCCTTGCTGCTGACAGAGGAACATCGAACAGTACAAGAAGCACTACTGAAAGCAATCCTAGCGAAATCTGTACAGCAAATAGCTACGGAAAACCCTATAAAAATTAAATCGAAAAACCTATTTCTACAGTTTACCGATGTCCTGAATAAAGAAAAGCAGGTCCTGAACAATGTTGCATATTATGCTGGCTTGCTCCACACCAGTCCACAAAACTTGAATGCTGCATGCCAAAAATATGCGGATAAATCCGCTTCTGAAATATTGTCCAGCTATATTAGCTCTGAGGCCAAGCGTTTGCTGTTTTACACGAACAAGACGGTAGCTGAAGTTGCTTTTGAATTAGGTTTTGCGGATCGATCCAATTTCTCTAAATATTTCAAACGAGTTGTCGGACTCACTCCGCAAAACTATCGGAAAATGACGGACTAG